In a single window of the Montipora capricornis isolate CH-2021 chromosome 11, ASM3666992v2, whole genome shotgun sequence genome:
- the LOC138024314 gene encoding zinc finger SWIM domain-containing protein 5-like, whose amino-acid sequence MASQRKRQRSNSPCRQATKFPKLLTEQQQNRPLSLLDLSAKCVAANIPFQHIEEHSSPIPEPVQLKIVYWSFPRHARDICMYSSLHATSSQNEAKRLPFQRGLALLEQNAIKDVLQVGFQLSGKVVEKGDSKYGRHEEQYNVSVGFDRCKITEVSCTCGNKDILWCAHVVALSLFRIRNPEKVTLRVPISETLLQMSREQLQKLLQYLITEHHTEVLPTAQRLADEILLKTSEINRLNGAPDPTAGASVEDESCWHLDAEQVRQQVRNYLSQGGYYGSGKHLLSMFAKVREMLRVHDNNGSRMLKLITEQFLADPRLQIWKEQGTSMNDKCRQLWDQLGALWVCVVLNPDSTRAEKAAWKLQLETWSQQEVCPLENPDIQGEDDGEDVADETCHRLTVFSRAVQACDLSWDDKTLKSIIGRADQDINNEHLTWKEEVPMAAARVDALRAHGYPQEGLRLAVAVARGMKEEQLYKVHEMESLLDSCDEVDMDDKLCHTSSEKDEYIEGWIGHQLEPIVILYDTLIEEALGPLDNDFEQNDDGDAPPSEMKTFTKVPIPVCGTGNETNLTLALEVALMGLGQQRTVPVGFYAQDKACRQEQHLIAQLNLLDLDDNVLFSVLKSQAELLLKGGPFSGLGLGVKSNSVPMHTFARFLFSNFVNKDLDLAFNIGLRAMRFLPLQDFSEDIADEDIPIVGPYGNTRLYTLGHLQSQQCELASRLLNAAKDSADRLSAVLHASQQHIHSASQLFRLAQEAFKLSNGDTHDSHNTDLLHFAMEIGLKVLCMTLNSENWRRREMVQWLIECAVEVGTSALSHVMKNWSSLFTPTEATSLVATTVMAPATAVRLNLTVLEKEALLCCARALALQCASRDPQRCSLSTLTLCEKNSAAFEAAYRLVVESAAIVPPTQLFAIARYMDYRGYPQRAFKLTTLAMKHFNLAYNQDSHPSIGDIHWACALSQALGHSELTQIILLIIKAVHCPTVLSDLLFRCTFAHATADQAQTGQYFIKDNCALSCDKEPLSQLMEATINAYVNTVHSRLNHISPKHYMDFVSFLTRARETFLLASDGNARFLALINNMKVLYKGKKKLIQIVKETFG is encoded by the exons ATGGCTAGCCAGAGGAAACGTCAAAGAAGTAACTCTCCGTGTAGACAAGCTACAAAGTTTCCAAAACTTCTCacggaacaacaacaaaacagacCTTTATCTCTGTTGGATTTGAGTGCAAAATGCGTTGCTGCGAATATTCCTTTTCAACACATAGAAGAACATAGTTCCCCGATTCCTGAACCGGTGCAACTGAAGATAGTGTACTGGTCTTTCCCAAGACATGCAAGGGATATTTGTATGTATTCGTCTCTACATGCCACATCGTCACAAAACGAAGCTAAACGTCTACCTTTTCAAAGAGGACTGGCTCTTCTAGAACAAAATGCTATCAAGGATGTTCTTCAAGTTG GTTTTCAACTCAGTGGCAAGGTGGTGGAGAAAGGAGATAGTAAATATGGTAGACATGAAGAACAGTACAATGTTTCTGTTGGATTTGATAGATGCAAGATCACGGAAGTTTCCTGCACATGCGGGAACAAAGACATTTTATGGTGCGCTCACGTGGTAGCCCTTTCACTGTTCCGAATTCGAAATCCAGAGAAAGTTACTCTACGCGTTCCAATCTCAGAGACTTTACTTCAAATGAGCCGCGAACAGCTCCAAAAACTTTTGCAGTATCTCATAACCGAGCACCACACCGAAGTTTTGCCGACTGCTCAACGACTGGCCGACGAGATTTTGCTCAAGACTTCAGAGATTAACCGCCTTAACGGCGCTCCGGATCCTACTGCAGGCGCAAGCGTGGAAGATGAAAGTTGCTGGCACTTAGATGCAGAACAAGTCAGACAACAAGTTAGAAATTATCTGTCTCAAGGTGGATATTACGGTAGCGGGAAACACCTACTGTCCATGTTTGCCAAG GTCCGCGAAATGCTTCGTGTTCATGACAACAATGGTTCACGCATGCTCAAACTCATTACAGAGCAATTCTTAGCCGACCCAAGACTCCAAATATGGAAAGAACAGGGAACCTCTATGAACGACAAATGCCGCCAACTCTGGGATCAGCTCGGTGCTTTGTGGGTGTGCGTCGTTTTGAACCCAGACAGTACTCGTGCGGAAAAAGCCGCATGGAAATTGCAATTAGAGACCTGGAGCCAACAAGAAGTTTGTCCATTAGAGAACCCGGATATCCAAGGGGAGGACGATGGTGAAGATGTAGCGGACGAGACGTGTCATCGACTTACTGTGTTTTCCAGAGCCGTGCAGGCATGTGACTTAAGCTGGGATGACAAGACGCTGAAAAGCATCATTGGACGCGCTGACCAGGATATAAACAATGAACATCTAACATGGAAAG AGGAGGTTCCCATGGCCGCTGCCCGAGTCGATGCCTTGAGGGCTCATGGCTACCCTCAAGAGGGTTTGCGACTGGCTGTTGCCGTAGCACGTGGTATGAAGGAAGAGCAGTTGTACAAGGTCCACGAGATGGAGAGCTTATTGGATAGTTGTGATGAGGTGGACATGGATGATAAACTATGCCACACAAGCTCGGAGAAAGACGAATATATCGAGGGTTGGATTGGACACCAATTGGAACCTATTGTAATATTATACGATACGTTAATTGAAGAAGCTCTTGGTCCACTGGACAACGATTTTGAACAAAATGATGACGGGGATGCTCCACCTTCCGAGATGAAAACTTTCACAAAAGTTCCAATTCCAGTGTGCGGCACCGGAAATGAAACTAACTTGACTCTTGCTTTAGAAGTTGCACTAATGGGGCTGGGTCAGCAGCGAACTGTCCCCGTGGGATTTTATGCGCAAGACAAGGCTTGCCGACAAGAACAACACTTAATTGCGCAACTTAATCTTCTCGATTTGGATGACAATGTTCTCTTTAGTGTTCTGAAATCTCAAGCTGAACTTTTGCTAAAAGGCGGCCCGTTTAGTGGCCTGGGGCTTGGCGTGAAATCAAACAGTGTTCCAATGCACACCTTTGCACGTTTTCTGTTCAGCAATTTTGTGAACAAGGATTTGGACCTCGCTTTCAATATTGGCCTGCGTGCAATGCGTTTTCTACCATTACAAGATTTCTCCGAGGATATTGCGGATGAGGACATTCCTATCGTTGGACCTTACGGAAACACTAGATTGTACACATTAGGTCATTTACAATCACAGCAATGCGAGTTGGCATCGCGCCTACTCAATGCTGCCAAAGACTCCGCCGACCGTTTGTCAGCGGTTCTACATGCATCTCAACAGCACATACACTCGGCATCTCAACTCTTTCGTCTCGCACAGGAGGCGTTCAAACTGTCCAATGGCGACACACACGATTCACATAACACTGACTTACTCCACTTTGCTATGGAAATTGGACTTAAAGTATTGTGCATGACccttaacagtgaaaattggCGGCGCCGTGAAATGGTTCAATGGCTAATTGAATGCGCTGTGGAAGTCGGTACATCTGCTCTTAGTCACGTCATGAAGAACTGGAGTTCGCTGTTCACGCCAACAGAGGCCACGTCTTTAGTGGCTACTACCGTAATGGCTCCTGCTACAGCTGTGCGTCTTAACCTTACGGTACTGGAGAAAGAAGCGCTTCTATGCTGCGCACGCGCGCTAGCTCTGCAGTGCGCCAGTCGTGATCCTCAGCGATGCTCTCTCTCGACCCTGACACTTTGTGAGAAAAATTCAGCCGCATTTGAGGCAGCATATCGACTTGTGGTAGAGTCAGCAGCGATTGTACCGCCTACTCAGCTGTTTGCGATCGCACGTTACATGGATTATCGTGGATACCCACAGAGAGCATTCAAACTTACCACCCTCGCAATGAAGCATTTCAATCTGGCTTACAATCAAGATAGTCACCCTTCAATTGGTGATATTCACTGGGCATGCGCTTTGTCGCAGGCTCTGGGACATAGCGAGCTGACACAGATCATACTGCTCATCATCAAAGCGGTGCATTGTCCGACAGTGCTCTCAGACCTGTTGTTCCGATGTACCTTTGCCCACGCCACCGCTGACCAGGCCCAGACTGGGCAATACTTTATTAAGGACAACTGTGCGCTTAGCTGTGATAAAGAGCCACTGAGCCAGCTTATGGAAGCCACCATTAACGCGTATGTGAACACTGTTCATAGCAGGCTGAACCATATCAGCCCAAAGCACTACATGGACTTTGTGTCCTTTTTAACAAGGGCGCGAGAGACGTTTCTATTAGCGTCGGATGGAAACGCCCGCTTTCTGGCGCTTATTAATAACATGAAAGTTTTGTACAAAGGCAAGAAAAAACTCATACAGATCGTCAAAGAGACTTTTGGATAA